One Algoriphagus sp. Y33 genomic window, AGCATCCATTTTTTTGATTATTACGAGCATTATACGGGAAGCTTTCAACCCAAGGAATACCTATTGGCAGGTAAAATGCAAATCAGCCAAACTAACCATTATTTGGATAGAGATAAACGTCTTAAAATCGCCAGAAAATTTGTAGAGGGGGCAGCATTCAACATCACCAAAAACCTTAGATACTATATGAAAAGGGAGCGGGATTTGGACCAACAGCTCAACCGGATTCAATCTTATTCGGAACTTGTCGCCGCTGCTTCTGATATTCCTTCGCTGATGGGTATTGAGGGGAATATACGGAGTACTTATTATGAAGCCTTTGACCATATCATCAAGGATCATGCGATGGAAAGCAGGAGCATGCGTCCTCCGCTTAATGAGATCAACACACTTATCTCATTTGGCAATATGCTATGCTACACCCAGTGTCTGGATCAGCTTTATCATACCCAACTGAATCCTACGATTAGTTACTTGCATGAACCCGGCTACAGAAGGTATTCTCTGGCATTGGATCTGGCCGAGATTTTTAAGCCTATTTTAGTCGATCGGACTATTTTTAGAGTGCTGAACAAGCGGGAAATCCAATCCAAGGATTTTGATTTTCAGACTAATCGGGTGACGCTGAAAGAGTCGGGAAAAAAAGCCTTTCTCAAGGCGTTTGAGGAAAGGCTAAATGAAACCATCAAGCATAGAACCTTGAATAAGCACGTTAGTTACAAGCATTTAATCAAACTGGAATGCTATAAGCTCAGCAAGCATATCTTGGAAATAGAAACGTATAAACCGTTTAAAATTTGGTGGTGAGTATCAAAACATTTCTGGGGAAACGCTAAAGAAAATTAGTATGTATGTAGTATTGGTTTATGATATAGGTGAGCGAAGGGTAGGGAAGATGCTTAAATTGTGCAGGAGATATCTGAACTGGATCCAGAATTCCGTGTTTGAAGGTGAGATCACCGAAGTCAAATTAAAGGAACTGCTGGCCAATGCGAAAAAATTCATGAAAGTCGAGGAAGACAGCATTATAATTTTCAAGAGCAGAGATGAACGATGGCTTGAAAAGGAAATTGTGGGTCTTGAAAAAAACGATCTGGATACATTTTTATAAGGATTGGGTTGTCGATGTACCTACTGCAGGCGGCTTGTCCAAATTCCAAATTGGGTAAAAGGGCCTAAAATCGCTTTTTGTCTTCGAGAAGAAGGTTGTCGAACTCTGGGTAAAAACCCTGCATCTGACATCGACAACTTTCAATCTTATTTTTTATAGTGCAAACCCTTTTGAAATGGCTAAAAAGAGCTATTTTTATTGCGGAGCCTGCGGCTCTCAATCGCACCATACAGGAATTGAAATCAGTCTACAGTATTGGTTTAACCCCTGGGGGATCGACTCTCAATCGCACCATACAGGAATTGAAATATCTTAGGCATGCCTATCTTAGCGGTGCCAATCTTACTCTCAATCGCACCATACAGGAATTGAAATCCGATATTGTACGAAAATATATACCTATCGAACTGTCTCTCAATCGCACCATACAGGAATTGAAATTTAGATAACCCTCATTTTTGCAGGTGTCAATTGATACTCTCAATCGCACCATACAGGAATTGAAATATGCTTCAAATGCTATTCATGAAGACATAGACGAACTCTCAATCGCACCATACAGGAATTGAAATATCTTCAAAACAGAGGGATCAGTTTCTGCTTCCGACTCTCAATCGCACCATACAGGAATTGAAATCGGGATGGAAATCTTTACATAGTTTTAGCTAATATCCTCTCAATCGCACCATACAGGAATTGAAATGTAACTCAACCGAATTAAGTGATTGTAAGGTGATAACTCTCAATCGCACCATACAGGAATTGAAATCAGACCAACATCAAGGCTAATGGATACGGCCGAAGTCTCTCAATCGCACCATACAGGAATTGAAATCCTAATGAGTGGCTTTTTCTTTTTATATTTAGGGCCTCTCAATCGCACCATACAGGAATTGAAATAGTGAAATCAGAACTAGGAAGAAATTCTTAACCATTCTCTCAATCGCACCATACAGGAATTGAAATAGAGGAGTATAGAGAGCGCAAACGAATGGCCGAAGCTCTCAATCGCACCATACAGGAATTGAAATCTGGCTTTTTGGATCCGGTCTTATTCACAGTCTCGTCTCTCAATCGCACCATACAGGAATTGAAATTGATTGCACCTCCCGCAAATGCAGAGGCTGTGTTTTCTCTCAATCGCACCATACAGGAATTGAAATAGCGAAACGAGTTTCAGACTGATCTGAACTACACTACTCTCAATCGCACCATACAGGAATTGAAATCACTTCATGGAGGGAAGATCTCCCTTGAAATCCGTACTCTCAATCGCACCATACAGGAATTGAAATAATTCACCGCCTACATCTGCATGAAAAATGCCCAAGCTCTCAATCGCACCATACAGGAATTGAAATACGATGGAATAGCTATTTCTTCCCCTTTTTGAACGGCTCTCAATCGCACCATACAGGAATTGAAATGACGGAGCCAGTCTGATTCTCAGGGAACGCAGGGAGCTCTCAATCGCACCATACAGGAATTGAAATTCGCATCTAGGATCATATGTACTTTTTCATGGTAGACTCTCAATCGCACCATACAGGAATTGAAATAATCGGAGCCCAAAGGCACATGGGGCAGAACTATCGCTCTCAATCGCACCATACAGGAATTGAAATACGATGATTACACCAAGAATGTTCCTTTACACAAAACTCTCAATCGCACCATACAGGAATTGAAATGACCCAGTCCCATAGTAGCGTATATGTAGTCACAGTCTCTCAATCGCACCATACAGGAATTGAAATTCAGTATTTTGTGCGCTTCTTCGAAATTCATGGTTCTCTCAATCGCACCATACAGGAATTGAAATGAATTCAATACGTTCTTCAGGCGATTCAAAATCTGCTCTCAATCGCACCATACAGGAATTGAAATTGAAGGAAATCGACCAAAACTCAGACGAGAATATGGCTCTCAATCGCACCATACAGGAATTGAAATTCAGCGGAGCAGTCTTGTTATGCAGGTATTTTTGCACTCTCAATCGCACCATACAGGAATTGAAATAGCATCTTCAATGTTACCATCCTTGGTCAATGCCCTCTCTCAATCGCACCATACAGGAATTGAAATTATGTTGATGGCCGCCTGCTGTAAGTGTGCTGCAATCTCTCAATCGCACCATACAGGAATTGAAATGTGCTTCTAAATTCCTCCCATGTTTTCTTTGTTACCCTCTCAATCGCACCATACAGGAATTGAAATCTTGAATGCTGGGATGGTGCTAAGGAAGTCGGTGACCTCTCAATCGCACCATACAGGAATTGAAATAGAAAATGAAAACGATCCGAGACGGGATCGGTGAAGCTCTCAATCGCACCATACAGGAATTGAAATGGTGCGGGTGATGTAAGGGATTATTTTGTAATCGTTCTCTCAATCGCACCATACAGGAATTGAAATGGTATTCAGCTCTACAATGTTTGATTTGTTCTGCCTCTCTCAATCGCACCATACAGGAATTGAAATTGGCTTAATACTTCTTGTACTCGTTTTTCTCCATGCTCTCAATCGCACCATACAGGAATTGAAATGGTGAATTATGGATTAGGATGGTTGTTATGGATTCACTCTCAATCGCACCATACAGGAATTGAAATACGGAAGCAGTGGCCGAATTGGGAAATGAATTCTCCCTCTCAATCGCACCATACAGGAATTGAAATAGCCAGCTACAGTGGTTTTTAAAACGGGTGATCTCACTCTCAATCGCACCATACAGGAATTGAAATAGACCAGTCAAGTACTTTATCTTCAAAAGGAAGATCCTCTCAATCGCACCATACAGGAATTGAAATTGGCTGTGTTGACTCAGGCTCTAACAAATCCTTTCACTCTCAATCGCACCATACAGGAATTGAAATTCATTATCATAGGTTACATGGTCATTTGGCACTCTGCTCTCAATCGCACCATACAGGAATTGAAATCTTAGGGTTGTTTATATGTCTTAAGAATTCAAGTAACTCTCAATCGCACCATACAGGAATTGAAATCATACGCTTAGATATTGGATTTCGGATATTATTAAAACTCTCAATCGCACCATACAGGAATTGAAATGATCATATTGTTCATGAGAAAACCTTTGTCCAGTTCTCTCAATCGCACCATACAGGAATTGAAATGTGGCAATTTCGCTCTTGCTCTTTCTGGGGCTGCGACTCTCAATCGCACCATACAGGAATTGAAATTAAAAAAGAACTTAGACACCTTGTCAATATTGAATCCTCTCAATCGCACCATACAGGAATTGAAATACATCGCCCAGATAGGACAATTTAGCGTTAACGGTACTCTCAATCGCACCATACAGGAATTGAAATAGATTCAGGTTTGGGACGCAGAAGGATTTCAGGATACTCTCAATCGCACCATACAGGAATTGAAATAAGATATTTGATTTCTTCAAAGGGAAGGATATCCACCTCTCAATCGCACCATACAGGAATTGAAATAAATTTGAAAAACGGTAAAAAATGGCTAATATATTTCTCTCAATCGCACCATACAGGAATTGAAATTGTGGTTGTTGGTGATGCAAGATCCGCTCCGTAGGTCTCTCAATCGCACCATACAGGAATTGAAATTCAGAAGACGGGCGAAGTCTCATTTTCGGGAATGTGCTCTCAATCGCACCATACAGGAATTGAAATATAATTCAGCCTCAGCAGCATCGATATAGCTCTGAGCTCTCAATCGCACCATACAGGAATTGAAATAGATCCCTTTCTCTTAGGCATAGCTGCCTTCCATGGCTCTCAATCGCACCATACAGGAATTGAAATCTTGCGGAAATAAAACAGTTCGGGATCTTCTCCCAGCTCTCAATCGCACCATACAGGAATTGAAATACATCGCCCAGATAGGACAATTTAGCGTTAACGGTACTCTCAATCGCACCATACAGGAATTGAAATAGATTCAGGTTTGGGACGCAGAAGGATTTCAGGATACTCTCAATCGCACCATACAGGAATTGAAATAAGATATTTGATTTCTTCAAAGGGAAGGATATCCACCTCTCAATCGCACCATACAGGAATTGAAATAAATTTGAAAAACGGTAAAAAATGGCTAATATATTTCTCTCAATCGCACCATACAGGAATTGAAATTGTGGTTGTTGGTGATGCAAGATCCGCTCCGTAGGTCTCTCAATCGCACCATACAGGAATTGAAATTCAGAAGACGGGCGAAGTCTCATTTTCGGGAATGTGCTCTCAATCGCACCATACAGGAATTGAAATATAATTCAGCCTCAGCAGCATCGATATAGCTCTGAGCTCTCAATCGCACCATACAGGAATTGAAATAGATCCCTTTCTCTTAGGCATAGCTGCCTTCCATGGCTCTCAATCGCACCATACAGGAATTGAAATCTTGCGGAAATAAAACAGTTCGGGATCTTCTCCCAGCTCTCAATCGCACCATACAGGAATTGAAATCGCCCACAAAAATGATGAGGTTTTCAATGTCATGAACTCTCAATCGCACCATACAGGAATTGAAATATAATTATCCTTCAGAATAAAATAGGTGTTGAGCCAGCTCTCAATCGCACCATACAGGAATTGAAATAGGGAAACCAAACCATTCTATCAGATCTGACTATCCCTCTCAATCGCACCATACAGGAATTGAAATGCCTTTGCACCTCACAATTACCACCGCTGGATTCAACTCTCAATCGCACCATACAGGAATTGAAATGGTAGTCAAAGAAGAAAATCAGTTTGATGAAACTTCCTCTCAATCGCACCATACAGGAATTGAAATAGAAAGACAAACCTATTTTTGATGCGGGTATAAATTCTCTCAATCGCACCATACAGGAATTGAAATAGCGGTACGCATTTGGATTTCTAGTTTTAGTTTTGACTCTCAATCGCACCATACAGGAATTGAAATCCTCCTACGGTAGGGTTGAAGCCCTCTGGGATGCTGCTCTCAATCGCACCATACAGGAATTGAAATTTAAGAAACCTGTTAAGGATAAAGATGGAAAACTACCTCTCAATCGCACCATACAGGAATTGAAATGAGTGTATTGATGAAGAAATAGAAAAAACTAAAACGACTCTCAATCGCACCATACAGGAATTGAAATAAGACAGATAAGTTTACAGAGCATTTTGTATTGCCCTCTCAATCGCACCATACAGGAATTGAAATCTGAATTGCCTCAGGCTTACTTGGATGTTGAGGATTCTCTCAATCGCACCATACAGGAATTGAAATCCCATTTGATTGTAAGATTCTGTTTTTTTAAGTTCACTCTCAATCGCACCATACAGGAATTGAAATAGTGAAGATTAACGCTAGGGAAATAGTCAAAGATATCTCTCAATCGCACCATACAGGAATTGAAATTTTTGATACAGAAATAAGATTCGAACTTATACTAAGCTCTCAATCGCACCATACAGGAATTGAAATTGACATTAGAGTAGAGAGAAGGGCTTTCGGTGTCACCTCTCAATCGCACCATACAGGAATTGAAATATTAGAAACATAGCAATTCAGGCTTCTATAGCATTGCTCTCAATCGCACCATACAGGAATTGAAATTCAGATTCGAAGATTTTGCAAAACCTATAGAAAGCACTCTCAATCGCACCATACAGGAATTGAAATGGCGTTTTAGAATCAA contains:
- the cas1b gene encoding type I-B CRISPR-associated endonuclease Cas1b yields the protein MKKTYYLFNPGRLSRKDNTLKFTPVDESGREGVPKYLPVEGISDLYCFGSLDTNSALYNFLGKAGISIHFFDYYEHYTGSFQPKEYLLAGKMQISQTNHYLDRDKRLKIARKFVEGAAFNITKNLRYYMKRERDLDQQLNRIQSYSELVAAASDIPSLMGIEGNIRSTYYEAFDHIIKDHAMESRSMRPPLNEINTLISFGNMLCYTQCLDQLYHTQLNPTISYLHEPGYRRYSLALDLAEIFKPILVDRTIFRVLNKREIQSKDFDFQTNRVTLKESGKKAFLKAFEERLNETIKHRTLNKHVSYKHLIKLECYKLSKHILEIETYKPFKIWW
- the cas2 gene encoding CRISPR-associated endonuclease Cas2, with translation MYVVLVYDIGERRVGKMLKLCRRYLNWIQNSVFEGEITEVKLKELLANAKKFMKVEEDSIIIFKSRDERWLEKEIVGLEKNDLDTFL